A genomic stretch from Myripristis murdjan chromosome 12, fMyrMur1.1, whole genome shotgun sequence includes:
- the LOC115369233 gene encoding molybdopterin synthase catalytic subunit isoform X1, with amino-acid sequence MAAAEQQKKRDVFKLSRDRLSVQEVVDAVSSTSCGAISIFLGTTRDSFEGRHVIGLEYEAYDAMVQSELSKLSADIRARWPTVTHVCVHHRLGWVGVGEASVAIAISSPHRHDAQQAVQFCIDGIKTHVPIWKKEVYAEGEAASWKENKECAWGGAKKQGGGATEDGGQA; translated from the exons ATGGCGGCGGcagagcagcagaagaagagagacGTCTTCAAGCTGAGCCGTGATAGGCTGTCTGTACAGGAAGTGGTGGACGCTGTCAGCAGCACTTCCTGTGGagccatttccatttttctag GGACGACGCGGGACTCGTTCGAGGGACGGCACGTGATTGGCCTGGAGTATGAGGCTTACGACGCCATGGTCCAATCAGAGCTCAGCAAGCTGAGTGCCGACATCAGAGCGCGCTGGCCAACCGTCACACACGTGTGTGTTCACCACCGACtggg GTGGGTTGGGGTGGGCGAGGCCAGTGTTGCCATAGCAATATCGTCCCCTCATCGCCATGACGCCCAGCAGGCCGTGCAGTTCTGCATTGATGGCATCAAGACACACGTCCCCATCTGGAAGaag GAAGTGTATGCTGAAGGCGAGGCAGCAAGCTGGAAGGAGAACAAAGAGTGTGCATGGGGCGGGGCCAAGAAGcaagggggcggggccaccGAGGATGGAGGCCAAGCATAA
- the LOC115369233 gene encoding molybdopterin synthase sulfur carrier subunit isoform X3: MTAQVIVLYFAKSAELTGVRAEPIVLPTPISSQELWQQLLQQHPRLHLLDNQVVLAVRQQYIAIGDQVSVELQEGDEVAVLPPLSGG, translated from the exons ATGACTGCCCAG GTGATCGTGTTGTACTTCGCTAAGAGCGCTGAGTTAACCGGAGTGAGGGCGGAGCCTATCGTCCTGCCAacaccaatcagcagccaggaGCTGTGGCAGCAGTTGCTACAGCAACACCCCAG gCTCCATCTCCTCGACAACCAGGTGGTTCTGGCGGTGCGGCAGCAGTACATTGCCATTGGCGACCAGGTGAGCGTGGAGCTGCAGGAGGGCGACGAGGTGGCCGTGCTGCCGCCGCTCAGCGgaggataa
- the hsdl2 gene encoding hydroxysteroid dehydrogenase-like protein 2 — protein MLQNTGKLAGCTLFITGASRGIGKAIALKAAKDGANVVIAAKTAEPHPKLPGTIFTAAQEIEAVGGKALPCVVDVRDEQQIDAAVQKAVNTFGGIDILVNNASAIQLTGTLATPMKKVDLMLGINLRGTYLTSKLCLPHLLKSRNPHILNLSPPLNLNPIWFQNHTAYTMAKYGMSMCVLGMAEEFRGQVAVNALWPKTAIETAAMEMMGGAGVGAQCRKVDIVADAAYTILSQPISYTGHFLVDEDVLREHGVRDFDSYAIQPGHPLLPDFFLDPETEGAAKQTQAHGATPTSTDTPPSDGPIENTFNIIRGVINADVVKATQGVYQFDLSGEHGGVWFLDLKSGAGSAGQGQPPVKADVVMSMDSANFSKMFSGQLKPTMAFMTGKLRIKGDMTLAIKLEKLMARMNKAKL, from the exons ATGCTGCAGAACACCGG GAAGCTCGCTGGCTGCACGCTCTTCATCACGGGCGCGAGCCGCGGCATCGGAAAAGCCATCGCGCTGAAAGCGGCGAAAGACGGCGCCAACGTCGTTATTGCGGCAAAGACGGCCGAACCACACCCCAAACTGCCCGGGACTATTTTCACTGCCGCCCAGGAGA TTGAGGCGGTGGGCGGCAAGGCGCTGCCCTGCGTGGTCGACGTGCGAGACGAGCAGCAGATTGACGCCGCCGTGCAGAAAGCTGTCAACACATTTGGAG gtatCGACATCCTGGTGAACAATGCCAGCGCCATCCAGCTGACCGGCACGTTGGCCACGCCCATGAAGAAGGTTGACCTCATGCTCGGCATCAACCTGCGCGGCACCTACCTCAC GTCCAAGCTGTGTCTGCCGCACCTGCTGAAAAGCCGTAACCCGCACATCCTCAACCTGTCGCCACCCCTCAACCTCAACCCCATCTGGTTCCAGAACCACAccg cATACACCATGGCCAAGTACGGCATGTCCATGTGCGTGCTGGGCATGGCCGAAGAGTTCAGAGGTCAAGTGGCCGTCAACGCCCTGTGGCCCAAGACAG CGATTGAGACAGCAGCGATGGAGATGATGGGCGGAGCCGGTGTGGGCGCGCAGTGCCGGAAGGTGGACATCGTGGCAGACGCCGCCTACACCATCCtgtcacagccaatcagctacACCGGCCACTTCCTGGTAGACGAGGATGTTCTGCGAGAGCACGGCGTCCGCGACTTCGATTCCTACGCCATTCAGCCAG GTCACCCGCTGTTACCAGATTTCTTCCTGGACCCGGAGACCGAGGGAGCGGCCAAGCAGACTCAAGCACacg GAGCGACGCCCACGTCAACGGACACGCCCCCCTCCGATGGACCAAtagaaaacacttttaacatCATCAGAGGCGTCATCAACGCCGACGTTGTCAAGGCAACGCAGGGCGTGTACCAGTTTGACCTGTCAG GCGAGCACGGCGGCGTCTGGTTCCTGGACCTGAAGAGTGGCGCCGGCAGCGCTGGGCAGGGCCAGCCGCCCGTCAAAGCCGACGTGGTCATGAGTATGGACTCGGCCAACTTCAGCAAGATGTTCTCAG GCCAGCTGAAGCCCACCATGGCGTTCATGACGGGAAAGCTGCGGATCAAAGGCGACATGACGCTCGCCATCAAGCTGGAGAAGCTCATGGCCAGGATGAACAAGGCCAAGCTGTGA
- the LOC115369233 gene encoding molybdopterin synthase sulfur carrier subunit isoform X2, producing the protein MRNSAHQVIVLYFAKSAELTGVRAEPIVLPTPISSQELWQQLLQQHPRLHLLDNQVVLAVRQQYIAIGDQVSVELQEGDEVAVLPPLSGG; encoded by the exons ATGAGAAACAGCGCACACCAG GTGATCGTGTTGTACTTCGCTAAGAGCGCTGAGTTAACCGGAGTGAGGGCGGAGCCTATCGTCCTGCCAacaccaatcagcagccaggaGCTGTGGCAGCAGTTGCTACAGCAACACCCCAG gCTCCATCTCCTCGACAACCAGGTGGTTCTGGCGGTGCGGCAGCAGTACATTGCCATTGGCGACCAGGTGAGCGTGGAGCTGCAGGAGGGCGACGAGGTGGCCGTGCTGCCGCCGCTCAGCGgaggataa
- the ugcg gene encoding ceramide glucosyltransferase, with translation MALLDVAMQGLSVFGFLLFFVLWLMHFMSIIYVRLHLNRKRSEVQQPFCKLAGVSLLKPLKGVDPNLISNLETFFTLDYPKYEILLCVQDQDDPAVDVCKKLLGKYPDVDARLFIGGKKVGINPKINNLMPGYEGAKYELVWICDSGIRVKADTLTDLANQMTEKVGLVHGLPYVADRQGFAATLEQVYFGTSHPRSYISANVTGIKCVTGMSCLMRKEVLDQAGGLVAFAQYIAEDYFMAKAIADRGWKFSMATQVAMQNSGSYSIGQFQSRMIRWAKLRINMLPLTVVEPISECFVASLIIGWAAHHVFRWDIMVFFMCHCLAWFIADYVQLTGVQGGPPSFSKLDFAVAWFIRESMTVQIFLSALWDPTISWRTGRYRLRCGGTADEILDV, from the exons ATGGCTCTGCTGGATGTGGCCATGCAGGGACTGTCGGTGTTCGGCTTCCTCTTGTTCTTCGTCCTGTGGCTGATGCACTTCATGTCCATCATCTACGT gcgcCTGCACCTGAACAGGAAGCGGTCTGAGGTCCAGCAGCCCTTCTGCAAGCTGGCCGGCGTGTCGCTGCTGAAGCCGCTGAAGGGCGTCGACCCGAACCTCATCAGCAACCTGGAGACCTTCTTCACCCTGGATTACCCCAAG TATGAGATCCTGCTGTGCGTTCAGGATCAGGACGACCCGGCCGTCGACGTCTGCAAGAAGCTGCTGGGGAAATACCCCGACGTGGACGCCCGGCTCTTCATCG GGGGGAAGAAGGTGGGCATCAACCCCAAGATCAACAACCTGATGCCGGGTTACGAGGGAGCCAAATACGAGCTCGTCTGGATCTGCGACAGCGGCATCCGAG tcaaAGCCGACACCCTGACCGATCTAGCCAATCAGATGACAGAGAAGGTGGGATTGGTCCATGGCTTGCCGTACGTTGCTGACCGCCAGGGCTTTGCCGCCACGCTGGAGCAG GTGTACTTCGGCACGTCTCACCCGCGCTCCTACATCTCTGCCAACGTGACGGGCATCAAGTGCGTGACGGGGATGTCGTGCCTGATGAGGAAGGAGGTGCTGGACCAGGCGGGGGGGCTGGTCGCCTTCGCCCAGTACATCGCCGAGGATTACTTCATGGCTAAAGCCATCGCCGACAG GGGCTGGAAGTTCTCCATGGCAACGCAGGTGGCGATGCAGAACTCGGGCTCGTACTCCATCGGCCAGTTCCAGTCCCGCATGAtcag GTGGGCAAAGCTGCGGATCAACATGCTGCCGCTTACCGTGGTCGAGCCGATCTCTGAATGCTTCGTGGCCAGTCTCATCATCGGCTGGGCCGCCCACCACGTCTTCAG gtgggaCATCATGGTGTTCTTCATGTGTCACTGCCTTGCGTGGTTCATCGCCGACTACGTCCAGCTGACCGGCGTCCAG GGCGGCCCCCCCTCCTTCTCGAAGCTGGACTTCGCCGTGGCGTGGTTCATCCGCGAGTCCATGACGGTTCAGATCTTCCTGTCGGCGCTCTGGGACCCGACCATCAGCTGGAGAACCGGTCGCTACCGGCTGCGTTGTGGCGGAACTGCCGACGAGATCCTGGACGTCTGA